The Panthera leo isolate Ple1 chromosome A3, P.leo_Ple1_pat1.1, whole genome shotgun sequence genome contains the following window.
AGTCTCATCCCTGGATGTTCACcacttataattttattgttgttgcatAAACCAGTTCTGGTTGGGCTATCATTTGTAGCTGGAACACAGTTGACGTTCATCTAATCCAGTCCTTTGACTCAAGACTGACTTTGGGACACTAAGTGGTATGTCGAAGGCCACTCAGAGCCATGGAGTGTAAGAGCAGGAGGTGGAAAACCAACACTGAGGCAAATGCTGATTTACTTCACTTAGTACTCTAATAATTGATTTGGCCACAGATTCGGGGAAATTTGGAGGTTAAGTAAAAACCTGAATATCTAACTTCTGAGGTTTGAGCCAAAATAGAAGAATTTTCCTTGGTTAGATTATGTACTCAATAAGCATGTTTATCATGAATGGAGTATCTAAGGGTGATGGAGATTCTAAACTTCTTTACTCTCATATATCTTCCCTAGTTCCACCCtcataatttaacattttcctggtgacaaatttaaataaaaatcccatTCTTTCACCTGTTTCTTAGGAAGCAAGTCCTCCTTGAAAATTTCTCTGGGTTTAGGGTTAGATCGATGGGAAGAAGGGGGAAATTTGAGTCAGGATGACAAAGAATGAGAGGCTCTAGCACACAGAAGGTGACAGTGTGGATGAATCGGGCATGTATGGTGGAGATGTTTCCAAAGAAATGTTTGAGGCATATTCAGAAAAGTATGAGAGTCCTCATGGGGACGGTGGATAGattatttgattatatataaCCAAGAGTATCTCAGTGTTAGGACTTGTGACTAAAGTAGGCAATGAATCTGCCtaggggagagtggggagatTAGTTGGAGTCAGTAGGGCGGCCTGGAACAGACTGAGGCTGAGGCCTATTGGCCACCTTCATTCCTGTGAAGATTGAAGTGCACAGTAGGCCTTTGTGCAAGAGGAAAATATTGGTATTTCTCTCTTACCAATTTAAGTACTTTAACCTTGGCATTGGTTAGAGGATTTGAGGTTAGTCCTGGAGGAACATTCCATGCACTTGTCAGTtctgaaataaagagagaaaatgtgataTGAGTTGAAAGAAACAATGGCCAGGCTGGGTTGTTTTAGCCACAGCCAGCTGGAGGGATCTCTGGTTAGTGCACAGCTCTAGGAGAAATCTCTCCCTTGCCCATTCAATGGACAGATTTCAGACATAGTCTCTTAGTCTTGTGTGTGTATGAGGGTGAGTTTACAAAGATCAGAAAAGACCTTAGAATGAAACCAAGTGGGTATTCTATGCACAGAGAATTGATATTAAGAGACATATAAGCATGTCTGCCTCCACTAGCTGAAGAAGAAGACCCTGCTGTTTTGGTGTCATTTGCACTATTTTGAACCCCTTTAGAGTTCACCACAAATATGTACAGATAGCATTTTGTACCATCATCTCTTGGTGGTTATGAAGTTTATGATCTCAGTCTCAAGTTTCTCAAACTCCAGCATCTGTGTGACTAGGTGATCCAGGTCCATTTTCCTCCAAGTGGTAAGATGACCCCTACTGAGCTAGATTTCATTAGGACCCATAGAAGAGGCatttagatttaattttcatgttttgcCATCTCAAGATGCTGAAGTCCCTATCTGAAAACTAAGAAGTGATTTTCAGTCCAGATGGTGATTGGATGATACTGTGCTCAGTGCCATGGAATGTTCTGTAATGTGGTTTCGCACCCTTGTCCCTTTCTTATGACTCTTCTAAGTGTttacattattgtttttttaatagatatttttaatttttttaatgtttatttcttttgagagagagtgcatgcaagtggggggaggggcagagagaggagaggctctgcgctgatggcatggggctcaatctcatgaaccgtgagatcatgacataagccaaaaacaagagttggacacccaaccgactgagctacccaggctccctttaactaattaattaattttattttttgagagagagtgtgcaagtgggggaagagctcaggtagagggagggagagaatcttaagcaggctccacacacagcacagaacctgacgtggggtttgatctcacaaccgtgtgagatcatgacctgagctgaaatcaggagttgggcgctcaaccaactgactgagccacccaggtgcttctaagTGTTTAAATTATTAATTCCACATACCATTAAGGGCAGACAAAAATTTCTTCAGGACCTCAAGCAATATATCTTGCACTTCTGCTTCCTGGAAGAGATGGGAGGAGCATTTTTATCAGTACATCTTGGGTGCCTCTCATATGTGGGTTTTTTCCTAGTGTGAAAAATCTATTACTGGACAAGGCTATATGGGGAGGTGGATGTTGGTCAATCTCTCAGGCTTCTTCGTTGGGGGTTATCCAAAGCCCTTCAGTAGGTTTTGATGCCTTAGGTGGCTCCTTGAACAAATGTTTATGGGGTCATATTACGTTCTAGACACTGCTGTAGGTAGGCTCAGTGGTGCAGCTGCATACTTTCAAGACAAAGGTTGAATTCAGTATTGGGAAGGACTGGTTGTTGCTGAGCCTGCCTCCTTTGCATTCCCTCCAAGGGCCTCCCAGATCTGCTTCTCTCTGCTGGCACTCTGCTTACCTTTCCCCTCTTCGAAAGGCCTATGATTCTGTGATGCCTACCTTTGGCGCATTCTGTTTCCTCTATCCCGTACACACTTTGGGTCTGTGCTAACTTCTGCTCCTTCTTCAAGGCTAAGTTCAGGCATCTTCTCAGGGAACCTACTGTCTGCCTTCTAGTTGGTGCTCTCTCTACTCTGTCATTTTTATGCTACACTGACAACTTTCTGCATAAATGTCTGTGACCCCTGTCAGGTGCGTAGTTACATGAGGCTAGGGACCATGCCTTCTACATTCCTTCTCCTGCACGGAATCTGGCATGCTACATAGCAGCCCAGAGATAAAGATGAGATGAAGAATCACCGGACTTGCGATACCTCCTAGAGTCTGCCTCTCAACTGACTCCTTATTGTCTCAGGGCTGACATGAGATGCAGACGGTCCCCGTAGTCACCCATAGTCATAAGGTTGCTCACTTCAGAGTGCCCATTGTATGCCTCCACCCAGTGTGTGGCTCCTAGGCTCTTAATGATTTAGctgatttatttatgattttcagCTGTCTCTGTTTTCCTACTTAAATTTGAGGGTCACTCTTAGAATCGGGGATCTCATCACTATTTCATGTTGTATCCTAGGGCTGGGGACATTGTGGTGTTCCCTGAACATATGTTGAATGAAGGCATGAACATATACAAGAACAAATATCTTAAATGAGGGTGTGGTTGGTGAACCTCCTGGGAATTTCCTGGAACCTGttccctgggccctgccctctctctccccgcttcttACCTCCCAGGCTCTCATCTGGTGATTCCTGTGCTCACTCGGGATTACTGATGGGAACTACCAATGGGAAGGGTGAGGCTGGGTATATTTGTGAGCAACTCTCATGAACCCAGGCAAGATTAGAACCTAGATCACCTTTTCATTCTTCCAGTGGACTCCAGGACTTCCTTGTGTGTCAGAATCACCCACAACACTAAAAAATCAGGGATTTAGGCCTTCCTTAAGTCACTGACTGAATGTGGGATTCTAGTCATGGCTTTGGGAACTAGCTTGAAGAACTCTCCAGAGAGGGTAAAGGTTTGGAACCTACTCCACATTGCAGCTGTGATCTAGTCTGTGTGACCTTTTCCTTTCCAGAGTCCCTGTGTCACTGAGCATCtggcattaaaataatttctcacaTGCAGCTATTTTGAAAATTGAATCGACTTACAGCCTCAGAGGGTGTCACCTTGTCTTCAGAGCTGTCAGGAAACAAGtacaaggaaaaattattttcacataaaaaatactaaccatTTCTAGAATTTAGGTATTAGTTCACTTCTCAAAGCCacttataaaatgtgaaatacagAGGATAAAGCAATTTTAAGGTGAGTAAAACTCCATTTTGGCTTCCCTGTAATTATGCAGGTATTTCCCAAGggccttttcctttatttttcttgtgtgatTTGAATTGGGttcatgatatttatttttatactgacAAATGTCAAGAGGACTTTGTAGTTATGGACAGTACCTCATAATCTTGAAGTCTGGTATCAATTTGTCTTTTGAAATCTTGCTGTCATGGGAGATGATTGAGGTCTgcattaatataaaacaaatatgcatTAAAAGTAATACCttgagggggacctgggtggctcagttggttaagcatccgacttcggctcaggtcatgatctcgtggtctgtgagttcgagccccttgtcgggctctgtgctgacagttcagagcctggagcctgcttcagattctgcatctccctctttctgcccctcccccacttgtgctctgtctctctcggtctctcaaaaatgaataaatgtaaaaaaaaaaaacaaaaaaacaaaacaaccttgaCCTGATTAGTCAGCGAATGTATCACTTTGTGATATGGCCAACAAGATCACAGGTAAGGACTGGAGTGGAGACTCCCTGGTCGCAGGAGACAGCCTGTTTATCTCTTCTGCCCTAGGGGCTGAGCCCACCAGCCGCCCTTGTCATAGGGGTACCCAGGCACTTGGGCCCTCGGGGATTTGGCCCCCTCCACTCCAGACCACTCTTCTTTCCGTGTAACTTGTGCTCCTATTAGTTCCTCCTCACATCTCAGTCCTGATTTGTTACTCAGTACTCACCCTTTCCACGGTAGTAAAATTCTCACCATCCTTTTCCACGGTAATCCACAAGGTGACTTGGAGTTGGTTGCCTGACTTGAAGAAGTAGGCTATTTTGGTGATGCTTGCAGCCAGGTTATTCATCTGTTGTGAAGAAGTCATCATTTAGAgtatggagaagaaggaggacTGCAGAATGGTGCCTTATGAGATACCTGTGCATCATTCAGTTCATTAATTCAGATATTTATTGGCTCTCTAGTATGAGCCGGTCACCTAGGTGGGTACTGGCACAGTGGGTGTGACCACAGCAGATAGGGTCTAATTCCAGATATTTTCCtatatctcatttcctttctcagaAGGACAGTAGGTCatttaacacataaaattttgcttttctgttacCCCTCATCCAGCTTAAACCCTTTTCTTTCTATGCTCTTTTGGCAGACCACTCTGCACTTAATCATTTTGGAGACCCTGTTAAGGAAACATTGTACATGGCTGAAACAGAGCCTGGCCCATAGAAAGTTCTccatgattattattttcttgttattattGCCTCTATTCCTTCTATCACCCTTGGGGCCAGAAGCAAATGAATACCTCAGATGTCGATAAATCCACTCTCTTGCTCATACTGTGACTGTTGGTAAAGTACTTCTCTCACTTtggttttctgtaaaatggggacaagaaTCCCTACATCCTGGTGCCATTGTCAGGATGAAATGACACCTGGCTTTGTACTAGGTTTGAAGCAGGAACTCAGAAGACATTtatcctcctctgcccctgctctctgctctccttcGGTGTCAACAAATATCCATTTATATGATCATCATTAAGGGATAAGCTGTATCCCACAGCATTTCCTCTTATTTACCTCTGGAAGAATGTTCTGGAACCCACTGCATTTTTACCTTTCTCTCAAGAGTTTGACAGACTAGGCTTAAGCAAAGAGGAGAATGGTGTCAGGGTAGATGAGGCTTACCTTGGTGGAGCTCTGCTTGACACTCAGTGTGATGATAACGGTGAGCAATTTATGGGACAGAGTTAGGGAAATGTTGGCATTTCTAGGATCTGGTGGAAGGGGACTTCCAGGTACAGGGActatatatttgttaaagaagGCTTTAGcctagagaaagaaaagcagaaaaacccCTGTTGTCATGTGAGACTAACATCAGTTTCTATGTCTTTGGAGCCTGGCTGAGATGTTGAGGAGTGAAGTGGTCCCCATGAGGACTGCAGTGGACAAGCATGATGACAGACAGCagtagaccccccccccccccacccagcctccgTGTTGGGGGTCTGTAGGAAGTGGTGGGGTTTGTGGAGATTAGAGAGTAGAAACCTTTTGTAAAGGAGGAAGCACTGCTCTTGTCCAGCTGATTAGTCCTGATGCAGTCCAACTTAGGGCCACCAGACCTCTGATTGTCTAAGAGAAGCCTTAAGTCCTCATCTTTGAGGTGAATTCCCCCATTTAAGTGTTCTCGAAGTAGCATATATTTCACGAATTCAGGGATGCCTGCAGCCCTCCTATGGAATCCATTGTAAGCACAAAGAACACTTACACAGTAGAAGACTGAAAGACCTTGTGCAGAAGTCCTGGAACTTTTAACGTTGTACTTGAACAAGTCAGTAGCTGCAGGTGAGAGGAAAGAGAGCATCTGGAGACCCCCGTAACCCCCGGGCTCTTGGTGGCTCTGCCCTCCAGATGGGGGACCAGTGTGGACACCTCCCTGTTTCTCAGTCTTAGGCAGAAAGCTGCTGCCCTATTGTGTTTTCCAGCTTCGGGGAGGAAGGCAGCATGAAGGCTTGGCCCTCTCCTTATTGTGCCAAAACcgcaaatgagagagagaagcttGCTGCCAAGGTGCCAGTTTCATCTACTCTGGGACTGGAGAAATGTTACCAGTTTCCTGCTTTGGCTGTCCTGGCAGCTGCTGTCCCACTATGTCCTATCATTCCTGTCTCCTGGATATGTTTGAGGACATTGGAGGGAATTTTTGCTTCTCAGCTTCCCTGGCATGAGGCCTGGAATCCTCCTTGCTCCGACTCTGCACACGTGTGCGCTTGGCAAACCATATAGGTGGCGGGGCTGCCACAGAGACTTCTAAGGGGCTCTTCGCCCTgctctgtcctggagaatgtgtCATAGTGGTTCAGGGAAGCCAGTAAGTTACCACATGTTCTGCCTTGAGATGCTGAGGAGGGTCTGTGTGCCTGGAGGCTCAAGGTATTGTAGCTCACGGCCGCCCACTCTCCTGTCTGTCATCTGGTGAGATCCCCAAGGAGTCCTCCATTGACCCATGACCCCCAGGGAGCTCTGGTGTTTGTACTCACAGTTCTTGCATTTGCTGAAATCACTGAGATCAATGTCACACGATTCTACTTCTTGAAGCTGTGAAATCACCACCAATGAGCTTTGCCAAGGAAGTGCAGCAGGCCTGTCCTCCTCCCCTTCAGCCCAGCtcatcttcccctcctccccatcgtctttcccttctccctgtttCTTGGGCTTCTCTATGGCAGAACTAATACTCTACCTCTCCCAGTGTGAGGCCTTATCCTGTCCTGCTGCTGGGGTCTTTTGGGCCAGAATGTCTCTAAACTTGGGACTCCTGAAGGCCTGATGTCTCCTTTTGGAGTCTCGCCCAGCATCAGGACCAAATCGCTTTCCCCCAGTGACCTAGACCTCTGAGGTGGTGCCCTCCTTTTTCCCAACACTTACCTTCTCTTTCATAGCTACTGTCAACACTTGAGAAACGATTTGGTCCAAAGGCAGAGGCACTGGCAAAGTATTTGTGACCCTGGGAAAGATATGTGGAGGACTATGTGATTCTTGCATTTCTGGATTTTGCCCAGACATTGGAGAAAACCTATCTATTCATGAAACAGCTGCATGATGTCCTGCTTCTTAATTTGTATCAACACCCGAGCGCTTTTGTCTACAGTTTCAGTCATTAAGGAAGATACTACAAGGATCCCTGGGAAAATTACCAATGCCTGACatctgacccagcaatcccatgTAGAGGGATTTATTCTTCAGACACTCGTTCATGTTAGTGAACAGACCTTACTAGTTGGAGTTGGGTACAAAAGTTAACAGTTGAAAAACACAACTATTCCTTGATAAGGGACTATTAAATTACAGTGCATCTTCATAATGGAATACTAggccataaaaaatgaagaagctaTTTATATATTGATGCAACAGATTCCAAGCTATTTTTTAAGTGAGGCAGAGTCCAGAAAGGTGTATATGGTATTCAcccctttctgtgtgtgtatacacacacacaactgtgcACATGCAAATAGTGTCTCTGAAAGCCAATGGAAGAGACTAGATCCTTTGGTTGCTTCTAGGGAGGGGTATTAGCCAGCTGCTATACATGGGTGGGAGGAAGACTTTTCATTGTATggctttttgtatcttttggatttTGATTTAGGTGAATGTATTGCttaagcaaaaagaacaaaatacaaagagTATGCTTAGCAGAATgcaggcagagtgagagaaggtTGTTTTCAAATGTGCTGGGTGTTCCCAAGCAAAGACCCCTGACTGGGACTCCCAATTACTGATCATTCAAACCATTGGGTTGGCCAAACTCCACCCTAAGGGTGGTATCAACGGGGACATTCTGGCACATATGgatatagaaaatgagaaaaatggtcTCACGTACGTTTCCACTACTTGAAGGGTCACTTTCTTGAACTTGATGTCCTTGTCCTGGACTTGGAGGTTGATGCATTGGGTATTGTTCGTGGAAATGCCAATTTTCAGAGTTATATCGCTGTGTACTTGATATCCCAGTAGGCTGACTACAGGTCCTGCTAGGCTGTGGAGAATAAGATGTAGGTGAAACCAGGCCTGGCTCCAGGATGTCACTCAGGCCAAGTAATAGGCATTTTGGGAGTCAGCCTCATGTGTTTGTCTAgattatttgagagagggaaagtttGGTGCTCTTCAAGTGAGCATGCCTCAAGGTTGGCCTTCTCTTACACAGGATTTAGAGCCTGGCTCACAGGAGGCATTTATAAAATCACTCTCCTCACCAGCCTTCAAGAAGTCttcttttggggcatctgggtggcttagtcagtgaagtgtttgacttcggctcaggccatgatatcgcatttcatgggttcgagccctacatcaggctctgtgctgacagctcagagcctggagactactttggattctgtgtctccctctctttctgcccctcccctactctgtctgtctctctctcaaaaataaacattaaaaaaaaaaatgaagtcttttgtTGGTGGCACGAGGCCGACTTGTAATGAGAAGCTCATTACAAGTTCACTTTTGTGCCCAGCATCCCCAGCTGTGTGTTGTGTGGGTTACAGCATAAGAAAAACCCACCATTTACCAAAACCAGGCCTCATTAAAGTCAGATGTTCTCGAGAAGACAAATGGCCCTTCCTGCTACTGCTAACTGTAGTGGTCATAAACATGGGCTCTGGAGGCAGAatgcctgggtttgaaccctgtcAGCTGCATGTAACTGGTTTTGGTAGTCTAAACTGGTTTCCTAGTGTAGAAATAGGACTGCTTTTCTGATGAGGTTGTCAGAAGGGTTCAGTGAGTTCAGAGTGCCTCAGTTAAGTGCTTGGCTGGAGTTTGCTCGGTGAAAGGTTTTTGTGCCATGTGTGTGATAGTCCAAGAAGCTTCCTTCTCCCCAGTGTAGATTGCCTGTCCTCATGTCTTCCTGTGTGCCTTGGACCTACACTGCTAACCTGTCCTCCCCCACCTGTTGATGTTCACTGAGGACAGGGACTGCCATTACTCCTGTGCCCAGCACAACATCTGGTATAGAGATGTGTATTAATTACCCATTAGGTGGATGACTGATGCATGCATTTTAATaatctctgtccaccccccccccccaaatgcctGGGACAGTGTTTGTAGAGTGGGCTGATACTTCTTGGAGGGTCCAGATTATTTGGAGCCTGCATTTCCCGTAATACCAGTGTATAAAATTGTGCAGATTTCACATGGAGATCTGGATTTCTGGCTGTGCTTACACTATTTGAGGATGGGGCTTCATGGGGTCATTCTCCTGCATTGGTCCTTTGGGGCAGAAGAGACA
Protein-coding sequences here:
- the LOC122215658 gene encoding vomeromodulin-like → MLTLWALVFTLTVQARELDLQNPSLLLRNLPQLALEVTKKAPLDLPPGPLFRSAPKDSPSKKHPTRTPGGRCLPVARYFMSSSKLEEYLNAMLPPQIEKMLMCEEIDLAGVLGTVISTLSNSNLLSVLDLTSSLNIPGSDVLGGILGKESGGQSPKLPLSLLSTATDALNIQETLGRLLPTGAEKNPVKGLVNTLDLPNLPQPLNDIVNQAGKLTESTEGVLNSLVPVGVSDAVTGLLRNADLAELLLGLNVQEVTVESMTSTMTGDGILVSTTTTAFVGGKGLAGPVVSLLGYQVHSDITLKIGISTNNTQCINLQVQDKDIKFKKVTLQVVETVTNTLPVPLPLDQIVSQVLTVAMKEKLQEVESCDIDLSDFSKCKNSTDLFKYNVKSSRTSAQGLSVFYCAKAFFNKYIVPVPGSPLPPDPRNANISLTLSHKLLTVIITLSVKQSSTKMNNLAASITKIAYFFKSGNQLQVTLWITVEKDGENFTTVERTSIISHDSKISKDKLIPDFKIMSSEDKVTPSEAEAEVQDILLEVLKKFLSALNELTSAWNVPPGLTSNPLTNAKVKVLKLNDLQAAN